A region of the Chryseobacterium cucumeris genome:
AAAAACTTTGTGCCCTTGCGTTTTCCAACAAAAATATTATTTTACAATTTTATCATTATCATTCATCAATTACCAATTATCACTCACCAACTTAGCCCCGATAGCAGCGGTTACCCCGGAACACGAGTGGGAGAGTCGTAGGGTAGGGTGTGGGATGGTCTGGCGTGAGGAGTATGAGCGGATAGCGGGAAAAAGCTTCTTTAAACATAAGTAATGAGTAATCCGGGAATAATTGAGAAGATAAAAACATGATGAATAAAAGAAAAATTGAATTGTAAGAAAAATATTTTAAATTTATTAAAGTAAAACCAAAAGGCTAACCGTCATATCAGTATGGAGGTTGTCGAAAAAATAACAATGCCACAGAAGGAGAAAGAAAGCATCATCTCACAAACCGTTTCGAACTACGGAGGGAAGCTGATGTCTTATATTCGTCCGAAAGTGAAAAACACGGAGGATGCGGAAGATATTCTGCAGGAAGTGTGGTATCAGTTCAGTAGCCTTACGAATCTTTCTGAGATCGTAAACGTTGGGGGCTGGCTGTACAGGGTGACGGCGAATAAGATCACAGACCGTTACCGGAAAAAGAAAACAGAAAATCTTGAAGATTTCGTATATGAAGATGAAGACGGCAGTTTTTCTATCAAGGATATCCTTTTGATGGATGAAAGTGCCGGTCCTGAAGTGAAGATGTTTCAGGATGAGATCTGGAAAAAACTGTTTGAGGCGCTTGATGAACTTCCCGAAAAACAAAGGCTGGTCTACGTAGAAAATGAACTGAACGACAAAACCCTCCAGGAGATCGCCGATGAACAGGGAGAAAACATCAAAACCATCATCAGCAGAAAAAACTATGCTGTGAAGCACTTAAGAAACAGATTGAGAAAATTATACGAAGATTTAAAAAGTTAGAAAAAGAAATTATGAATCATAAACACAAAAAGGGTTGGATTTTTTTATTGCTATGCCCGCCATTAATTTTAGCTGCCGTTACATGGATTGTCATGATGCTTTGGAACTGCCTTCTTCCGGAGATTTTAGGAGCAAAAACAATTACTTTCTGGCAGGCCATGGGAATACTGATCTTAAGCAAAATTCTTTTCGGAGGTTTCCACTTTGGCAAAGGGGTGAGAGATTTCAAGGAAAGAAAGATGAGAGAAAAAATGGCAGGCTTATCTCCTGAAGAAAGAGAGAAATTTAAAGAAGTCTGGAGAAATAAATGCTCCGGTGGATTCTTCAACAGAAATAACGAATAATCTGAAATTTTTAAAGAAGTAGTAAAGTAAAAATCAGCATTCATTCGTCTCTATAAAAAACAAGAAGTAGTAAAATTTAAAATTTTGAAAAAATGAAAAATTCAGCATTAAAAGGGGCTCTTGGAGCATTAGCTGTTGCAGGTGTAGCCTTAATCGCTAAAAAAGCAATACAAAGAAGAAGATTTATCAAAGGTATTTTTGATGAGTATGGAATCAAAAAAAAGTCACCTTTCGGACTGGCAGATAAGATCAGAGAAATGAATGAGGAAGACTATCAGGAACTGAAAGGGAAATTCAAAAAAGAATTCCGTTCAAAATGCTGCAAAAAGGATAATACCTGCGAAGCATAAGAAAAGTAAAAACTAAATTGAAATTGTTACATTCCGGCTCGGGAAGCGAAGCTTCCCGAGCCGGAATTTTTACATAAAATAGTCCCAGTAAAGGCTTTTTAACACTATATTTGTTTCTTTCTAATTAAAAGCTATTTCCGGTTATGATGAGGTTTACAAATGTTTTTATTGTCATACTTTCATTTTTTTCGATCATATTGTTTGGCCAAAAGTCACAACAAAAACAATATATTTTCTTTTTACATAATAAATTTTTGGAAGACCATTCTTTTGAGGAAAAGCATCCCAAATATGGTGTTGCAGAATATGAGACAATACTCAACAAGCTGAGAGATCAAAATACGGTTGTTATATCCGAGAAGAGAAAAGCCAATACAGAACCATCGGTGTATGCTCAAAAGGTAAGGAAACAGATTGACAGTCTTATGAAAAGAGGAATTCCTGCCGGAAGGATTACCATTGTGGGAACTTCTCAGGGAGGTTATATTGCACAATATGTTTCTTATTATGAAAAGAATCCACAATTGAAATTTGTCTTCATCGGAGCTAGTTTCAAAGATGATTCTTTGGAAAAAGATAAAAATTTCAGATTGTATGGAAGGATTCTTTCTATTACGGAGAGATCAGATGACGGACATGTGCCGATGTCGTATGAACAGCGGTTCGTCAGATCCCACCTAAAAGACTTTAAAGAAATAGAGCTTAATACGGGATTGAATCATGGCTTTCTTTTCAAAGCACTTAATGAGTGGATTGCTCCCACTAAGGATTGGATTTCCCGTAAGTAATTACGGTCGGTCTATTACTGTTCAGTTCTTATGATTGAATTTACTACGAAATGATCTGCGTAATCTGCGAGATCTGCGGGAAACACCTTTAATATGAAGTAGAGATTCCTTGCTTTGCTCGGAATGACAAAGGGGCTGTTGAACTCATTCAATTCATGTATTTGTTGAGAAGTACAGTTTTATCGGAGATAAAATCTTTGCGCCTTAAAAATATGCAGACAGCTATAAAAAACTTTGCGCTCTTGCGTTTTTCCAACCAACGGATTATAAGCTATGTTGAGATTGCTTCACATGCAGTTCGCAATGACTTTTTGATCTATACTTCCAACAAAATTTTACCGTAAACATCAAACGCAAAGAAAAATAAATCCTTATTTTTGTATTGCTCAATGAAAGATTACTATTATTTTCTCGGTATATCACAGGATGCTTCAGAAGAAGACGTCAAAAAAGCCTATCGTAAACTGTCCTTAAAATATCATCCCGATAAAAATGACAATGATGACTTTTTTGCGGACCGTTTCCGTGAGATTCAGGAGGCTTATGAAACCTTAAGTGATCGCGCGCTGAGACGTACTTATGATCAGAATTTAGAAAACCATCAGCGAAGTTTCAGGTATAATATTCCGCCAGCCATCAAAACTTTTACAGCGAATAAAATTCATGCGAAAAAAGGAGAGGAGATTATCATCAACTGGCAGACGAGTAATGCCGATGTGGTGAAAGTATTGCCTTTCGGATTAGAAAAGCCGTATGGAGAGAGGATCTTTAAGATCACAGAATTTAAAGATGGAAAATTCCAGCTTCTGCTGCATGCAACCAATTCTCTTTTGCACAAAACGGTTGTTCAGGGAATTACCATCACAGAAGTTTTTGAAAACGATTCTGAAAAGTTCAAAAGTTCGGTGGAAGAAATGTTTAAGCCGCAGCCTGCAACAAGAATAAACAAGTCAGGTCAGCCTAAGATAATGATGCTGATCTGGGGAATTATTATTCTGGCAATTGCGATCTATATGCTGATAAAAAACTTCAGCTAATTGCGTTTATGCCATTTTCTTTCTTCCCGGGCATTTTTTACATCTTTTTCCCTTCTTGAATTTTTTACAGCATGATTTCTTTTCACAGAACATCTCTTCGGTATTGAATGAGTAAGGTGCCAATGGCGGAACTTTAAATGGGATAATCATATTCATGTTGCAAATATATTAATTTAGAATAAATATAATTAATAAAATTTCATAAAATTCTTACAACCTGATGAATAGCAGTTTCAAATTAATTTAAAAGAGTTTTAATGGAAGTAAATTTGAATGACAGAAGCTTTCAGTATAAGAATAAAAATAGATGTTGAACACATTATATTTTTAAAAAAATTCGTTTAATAGATTCAATAATAAGGGTGAAATTTATTGATGATATACACTAATTTAATAATACGCAAAGAACTTAATTATATAGAAATTGATAGTTTTCCTTGTGTATTATGTATAGAATAATGGTTATTATTGATGAAATTAATGCTAACCTTATCATAATTTACGAAATGCAAATTGTGATAAAAATCACAAATAGATGTGTGAATTATCACCTCTCTGGTACTCTTGTGAAATCATTCAAAAAATTGTAATTTTACCCATCTTTTTACAAACAAAATCTAATAAATAAAAATGAATACAGAACAGTTTGTGAGCCGTCACATTTCCCTTAATGAAGCCGATAAACAGGCGATGTTGGAGAAACTTGGCGTTTCTAGTATTGAAGAGTTAATTTCTCAGACCATCCCTTCTTCTATCCGTTTAGAGAAAGATCTTGAGATCTCGGAACCACTTTCTGAATACGAAATGTTGAACCACTCAAAAGAATTGG
Encoded here:
- a CDS encoding RNA polymerase sigma factor; its protein translation is MPQKEKESIISQTVSNYGGKLMSYIRPKVKNTEDAEDILQEVWYQFSSLTNLSEIVNVGGWLYRVTANKITDRYRKKKTENLEDFVYEDEDGSFSIKDILLMDESAGPEVKMFQDEIWKKLFEALDELPEKQRLVYVENELNDKTLQEIADEQGENIKTIISRKNYAVKHLRNRLRKLYEDLKS
- a CDS encoding alpha/beta hydrolase — translated: MEDHSFEEKHPKYGVAEYETILNKLRDQNTVVISEKRKANTEPSVYAQKVRKQIDSLMKRGIPAGRITIVGTSQGGYIAQYVSYYEKNPQLKFVFIGASFKDDSLEKDKNFRLYGRILSITERSDDGHVPMSYEQRFVRSHLKDFKEIELNTGLNHGFLFKALNEWIAPTKDWISRK
- a CDS encoding J domain-containing protein, with the protein product MKDYYYFLGISQDASEEDVKKAYRKLSLKYHPDKNDNDDFFADRFREIQEAYETLSDRALRRTYDQNLENHQRSFRYNIPPAIKTFTANKIHAKKGEEIIINWQTSNADVVKVLPFGLEKPYGERIFKITEFKDGKFQLLLHATNSLLHKTVVQGITITEVFENDSEKFKSSVEEMFKPQPATRINKSGQPKIMMLIWGIIILAIAIYMLIKNFS